A genome region from Desulfuromonadales bacterium includes the following:
- the lysS gene encoding lysine--tRNA ligase — MEELNELLVQRRAKMEELRRQGINPFANDFPVSHTTADVVSAHGDHDADNLENCAARYVLGGRIMARRDFGKAAFIQVQDRKGRLQVYVARDAVGEEVFEQFKKLDLGDIVGLSGTPFRTKTGELSLRADAIRILTKSLQPLPEKWHGLTDVETRYRQRYLDLIANPEVGETFRARSRIIGLIRQFMLGRDYLEVETPMMQPIAGGATAKPFVTHHNTLKMDLFLRIAPELYLKRLVVGGFERVFEINRNFRNEGISIQHNPEFTMMEFYQAYATYKDLMDLTEELICHVASEVVGKLVFTYGGKEVNLTPPWDRLTVREAIVKYGNIDPSILEDREQLLRVAAGLGLELDKNIGHGKLLTELFDAVAEPKLWHPTFITEYPTEVSPLSRKNDANPEVVDRFELFIVGRELANAFSELNDPLDQKDRFLKQLAEKEAGDEEAHAMDEDYIRALEHGLPPTAGEGIGIDRLVMLLTDSASIRDVILFPQLRPEK, encoded by the coding sequence ATGGAAGAACTGAACGAACTCCTGGTGCAGCGTCGGGCCAAGATGGAAGAGCTGCGCCGGCAGGGTATCAACCCATTTGCCAATGATTTTCCCGTCAGCCATACCACTGCAGACGTCGTTTCCGCCCACGGCGATCATGATGCCGACAACCTCGAGAACTGTGCCGCCCGTTATGTTCTTGGTGGCAGGATCATGGCCCGGCGCGATTTCGGCAAAGCGGCCTTCATTCAGGTGCAGGATCGCAAAGGACGGCTCCAGGTTTATGTAGCTCGGGATGCAGTCGGCGAGGAGGTTTTCGAGCAATTCAAGAAGCTCGACCTTGGCGATATTGTCGGGCTCTCAGGCACCCCCTTTCGGACCAAGACCGGTGAACTGTCCCTGCGCGCCGACGCCATCCGCATCCTGACCAAATCGCTGCAGCCCCTGCCTGAGAAGTGGCACGGCTTGACCGACGTCGAAACCCGCTACCGTCAGCGCTATCTCGATCTGATCGCCAATCCCGAGGTCGGCGAGACCTTTCGCGCCCGCAGCCGCATCATCGGCCTGATTCGGCAGTTCATGCTGGGGCGGGATTACCTCGAAGTCGAGACGCCGATGATGCAGCCGATCGCCGGCGGGGCCACGGCCAAGCCTTTTGTAACTCATCACAACACTCTGAAGATGGACCTCTTTCTGCGCATTGCGCCGGAACTCTATCTCAAGCGTCTGGTCGTCGGCGGCTTCGAGCGGGTTTTCGAGATCAACCGCAACTTCCGCAATGAGGGGATCTCCATCCAGCACAATCCCGAGTTCACCATGATGGAGTTCTACCAGGCCTATGCCACCTACAAGGACCTCATGGATCTGACGGAGGAACTGATCTGCCACGTCGCCAGTGAAGTGGTAGGAAAGCTGGTTTTTACCTACGGCGGCAAAGAGGTGAATCTGACTCCTCCCTGGGACCGGTTGACGGTGCGCGAGGCGATCGTCAAGTACGGCAATATCGATCCTTCGATTCTTGAAGATCGCGAGCAGCTTCTGCGGGTGGCCGCCGGTCTCGGTCTGGAACTCGACAAGAACATCGGACACGGCAAGCTGCTGACCGAGCTCTTCGATGCGGTGGCCGAGCCCAAGCTGTGGCATCCGACCTTCATTACCGAGTACCCCACCGAGGTCTCCCCCCTGTCGCGTAAAAACGACGCCAATCCCGAGGTCGTCGACCGTTTCGAACTCTTCATTGTCGGCCGTGAACTGGCCAACGCCTTTTCCGAGCTCAACGATCCGCTCGACCAGAAGGATCGTTTCCTCAAGCAGCTGGCAGAAAAGGAGGCCGGCGACGAGGAGGCGCATGCCATGGACGAGGACTACATCCGTGCATTGGAACACGGTCTGCCGCCGACGGCCGGAGAAGGGATCGGCATCGATCGGTTGGTCATGCTGTTGACCGACTCGGCCTCGATTCGGGACGTCATACTCTTTCCGCAGCTTCGACCGGAGAAATAA
- a CDS encoding Ig-like domain-containing protein, which produces MQTARAISSCRYLMLLLLLTVLIAGCGGDDADESVPALTIADINPNSTVRSRQLAGTFEPGAVVQVTVDTTAVVNALQVADGHWSCTIEALAPGSNFVTILATDSSGNQNALLLSLLYDPVSIERWVTPIPVNTGTTIGGLIDPAAAGSLTVTVNTAPAGPTPIVLDPVVNGDHWHADHTGLSNGNYLVTVKVTPPAPAVAEVVKTLALNVVAVAPVVTIDQVLSPTNVDNQSVTGTRGNDLAVPVLAPTAVVGDLTPTGNPATWSRPLTELQPGKNPFTASVTLNGVTATARDLIVYDNVPPSIISTVPANAAVNVSSALPVQAVFNESMRETSINNTTFNVACQQILVDGAVTYNAVTRTATFTPAAPLPVGACIATLTTAITDLAGNALPGFTWSFTVN; this is translated from the coding sequence ATGCAAACCGCTCGTGCCATATCCAGTTGCAGATATTTGATGCTCTTGCTCCTGCTGACGGTTCTGATCGCCGGCTGCGGTGGCGACGACGCTGACGAGTCGGTGCCGGCTTTGACCATTGCTGACATCAATCCGAATAGTACAGTGCGCAGCCGTCAGCTGGCCGGCACTTTCGAACCCGGAGCCGTTGTCCAGGTAACGGTCGACACCACTGCCGTGGTCAATGCCCTGCAGGTTGCGGACGGTCATTGGAGCTGTACGATAGAAGCTCTGGCGCCTGGCAGCAATTTCGTCACCATCCTGGCAACGGATTCCAGCGGCAACCAGAACGCACTGCTGTTGAGCCTGCTTTATGACCCGGTGAGCATCGAACGCTGGGTCACTCCCATTCCCGTAAACACTGGGACGACCATCGGCGGCCTGATCGATCCGGCCGCCGCCGGCAGTCTCACCGTAACAGTCAATACCGCCCCTGCCGGACCAACACCGATTGTTCTTGATCCTGTTGTGAACGGCGATCATTGGCATGCCGATCATACCGGGCTGTCGAACGGAAACTACCTGGTCACTGTAAAAGTTACCCCCCCGGCTCCCGCTGTCGCCGAGGTGGTAAAGACTCTTGCTCTCAACGTGGTTGCCGTAGCGCCGGTAGTCACGATAGATCAGGTTCTCAGTCCCACAAACGTTGACAATCAGTCTGTCACTGGAACTCGAGGCAACGATCTGGCGGTGCCGGTTCTTGCGCCTACGGCAGTTGTTGGTGATTTGACCCCGACCGGTAATCCTGCGACCTGGAGCCGCCCCCTCACAGAACTGCAGCCGGGGAAAAACCCGTTCACCGCAAGCGTTACCCTGAATGGTGTCACGGCTACCGCCCGAGACCTGATCGTTTATGACAACGTCCCGCCGTCGATCATCAGCACCGTCCCGGCGAACGCTGCCGTCAACGTCAGTTCTGCCTTGCCGGTCCAGGCGGTCTTCAACGAGTCGATGCGGGAGACATCCATTAACAACACCACATTCAACGTCGCCTGTCAGCAAATACTGGTGGACGGTGCGGTGACCTACAATGCCGTGACCCGGACGGCCACCTTCACTCCGGCTGCGCCGCTCCCTGTCGGGGCCTGCATCGCCACCCTGACCACCGCCATTACCGATTTGGCCGGAAACGCTCTGCCCGGCTTCACCTGGAGCTTTACCGTCAACTGA
- a CDS encoding ABC transporter permease: MSYELFVSLRYLRAKRKQTFISVISFISIAGVTLGVAALIVVLAVMTGFHDGVRQQILGNIPQVLIQKHGEDFAGFAEVVEKARAISPHVIAATPFVTKEAMLLSRQSVAAVNV; this comes from the coding sequence ATGTCCTACGAATTATTCGTCAGCCTGCGTTACTTGCGGGCCAAGCGCAAGCAGACCTTCATCTCTGTAATCTCCTTCATCTCCATCGCCGGGGTTACACTGGGGGTGGCAGCCCTGATCGTCGTACTGGCGGTCATGACCGGTTTCCATGACGGGGTTCGCCAGCAGATCCTCGGTAATATCCCCCAGGTGCTGATCCAGAAGCACGGCGAGGATTTTGCCGGTTTCGCTGAAGTAGTGGAGAAGGCCAGGGCGATCTCTCCCCATGTCATTGCCGCTACTCCCTTTGTGACCAAAGAGGCAATGCTGCTCTCCCGACAGAGCGTTGCGGCGGTCAATGTCAA